The following coding sequences lie in one Arachis ipaensis cultivar K30076 chromosome B03, Araip1.1, whole genome shotgun sequence genomic window:
- the LOC110269546 gene encoding uncharacterized protein LOC110269546, giving the protein MKGISYRGNHICFGRYALQALEPAWITSRQIEAGRRAMSRNVRRGGQIWVRIFPDKPVTVRPTETRMGSGKGSPEYWVAVVKPADNSGARQLMCIRIIGAGNRRYASIGDIVVAVIKEAVPNMSLERSEVIRAVIVRTCKELKRSNGMIIQYDDNAAVVIDQEGNPKGTRIFGAIARELRQLNFTKIVSLAPEVL; this is encoded by the exons ATGAAAGGAATATCCTATCGGGGTAATCATATTTGCTTCGGAAGATATGCTCTTCAGGCACTTGAACCCGCTTGGATCACATCTAGACAAATAGAAGCAGGTCGGCGGGCAATGTCACGAAATGTCCGCCGAGGTGGACAAATATGGGTACGGATATTTCCAGACAAACCAGTTACAGTAAGACCAACCGAAACGCGTATGGGTTCGGGAAAGGGATCTCCCGAATATTGGGTAGCTGTCGTTAAACCCG CCGATAACAGCGGAGCCCGCCAATTGATGTGTATTCGAATCATAGGAGCAGGTAATCGACGATATGCTTCTATTGGTGACATTGTTGTTGCTGTAATCAAGGAAGCGGTACCAAATATGTCTTTAGAAAGATCAGAAGTGATTAGAGCTGTAATTGTACGTACTTGTAAAGAACTTAAACGTAGCAATGGCATGATAATACAGTATGATGATAATGCCGCGGTTGTCATTGATCAAGAGGGAAATCCAAAAGGAACTCGAATTTTTGGCGCAATCGCCCGGGAATTGAGACAGTTAAATTTCACTAAAATAGTTTCATTAGCACCTGAGGTATTATAA